From Phragmites australis chromosome 5, lpPhrAust1.1, whole genome shotgun sequence, a single genomic window includes:
- the LOC133917878 gene encoding uncharacterized protein LOC133917878 yields the protein MMEDQGVWEVVEPAAGAAIDEKKDKKAMSHLFQALPEDLLMQVARKKTTKEVWDCLKTRFVSADHVKNKQLLTLKSDFNTMHMQEGESLDQYTGRLNSMSIRYANLGETLDNTALVKKLFDTVPDRFLCVITMIEQFYDLDKMSFEEAMGRLKAFEERTHPCAFGGNSIGDSQLMFTQAEWQARQKKDGGNSSSSIKGKYHSPADSSNRGRGGHGRNRGRGRGGRCGMSHNDEENGSGGSRCNKSHIKCYNCYKMGYYANECKAPKKQKEETHLTRADDIELVLLLVVRRASTRIAAPARSRAVE from the coding sequence ATGATGGAAGATCAAGGCGTCTGGGAAGTAGTTGAGCCAGCGGCCGGTGCGGCCATCgacgagaagaaggacaagaaggcgatGTCACATCTCTTCCAAGCGCTCCCGGAGGATCTCCTGATGCAGGtggcaagaaaaaaaactacGAAGGAGGTATGGGATTGTCTCAAGACAAGATTTGTCAGCGCGGATCACGTCAAGAACAAGCAGCTTCTAACGTTGAAGAGCGACTTCAACACCATGCAtatgcaggagggagagagcctgGACCAGTACACTGGAAGGCTCAATAGCATGTCCATCAGGTATGCAAACCTAGGGGAGACGCTCGACAACACTGCATTGGTCAAAAAGTTATTCGACACCGTGCCAGATCGATTCCTATGTGTGATCACCATGATCGAGCAGTTCTACGACCTCGACAAGATGTCATTCGAGGAGGCCATGGGGCGGCTTAAAGCGTTTGAAGAACGTACTCACCCGTGTGCATTCGGTGGCAATAGCATCGGTGACAGCCAGCTCATGTTCACTCAGGCCGAGTGGCAGGCACGgcagaagaaggatggtggcaactcctcatcaagcatcaaggGCAAATACCATTCTCCTGCAGATAGCAGCAACCGTGGTCGGGGTGGTCATGGACGCAACAGAGGCCGTGGCAGAGGTGGTCGCTGCGGGATGTCGCACAATGACGAGGAGAACGGCTCGGGTGGTAGTCGCtgcaacaagagccacatcaagtgctACAACTGCTACAAGATGGGGTATTATGCGAACGAGTGCAAGGCACCGAAGAAGCAGAAAGAGGAGACACATCTCACTCGTGCTGACGACATCGAGCTGGTCCTGCTACTCGTGGTCAGAAGAGCCAGCACAAGAATAGCAGCACCAGCGAGGAGTCGTGCTGTTGAATGA
- the LOC133918972 gene encoding uncharacterized protein LOC133918972 has protein sequence MVAPVVIASAGLGMLAGVAMANRSLGDGLPAASRWDARPRCATCGGSGRVQCMCNRWSDGDSGCRTCAGSGRMPCRSCGGSGTGRPLPARLIVQNQKPPPPSPADRGSYN, from the coding sequence ATGGTGGCGCCGGTGGTTATCGCGTCGGCGGGGCTGGGCATGCTGGCGGGCGTGGCGATGGCGAACCGGTCCCTGGGGGACGGGCTCCCGGCCGCCTCCAGGTGGGACGCGCGCCCGCGGTGCGCCACGTGCGGCGGCTCCGGCCGGGTGCAGTGCATGTGCAACCGCTGGTCTGACGGCGACTCCGGGTGCCGGACCTGCGCCGGGTCGGGCAGGATGCCGTGCCGCAGCTGCGGCGGGTCGGGCACCGGCAGGCCGCTCCCCGCGCGGCTCATCGTCCAGAAccagaagccgccgccgccttccccgGCCGACCGCGGCAGCTACAACTAA
- the LOC133918973 gene encoding UDP-rhamnose/UDP-galactose transporter 6-like isoform X2: MAPGSKAERERKAALDAGAWMFNVVTSVGIIMVNKALMATHGFSFATTLTGLHFATTTFMTLVMKWLGYIQPSYLPLPELVKFVFFANLSIVGMNVSLMWNSVGFYQYVHTLQRKYSLGSFNLLGHTAPAQAASLLILGPFVDFWLTNKRVDTFNYTSIVTFFIVLSCIIAVGTNLSQFICIGRFTAVSFQVLGHMKTILVLTLGFLFFGKEGLNFHVALGMVLAVIGMIWYGNASSKPGGKERQVYSVPSEKTQKHGILPSQSELDQKV, translated from the exons ATGGCACCAGGAAGcaaggcggagagggagagaaaagcAGCATTAGATGCTGGAGCATGGATGTTCAATGTTGTGACATCTGTTGGTATCATCATGGTCAACAAAGCCTTAATGGCTACACATGGTTTTAGTTTTG CTACAACATTGACTGGACTTCATTTTGCAACCACAACCTTTATGACATTAGTAATGAAATGGCTGGGGTATATTCAGCCATCCTATTTACCATTACCAGAACTagtaaaatttgtcttttttgcgAACCTATCAATTGTTGGGATGAATGTCAGTTTGATGTGGAACTCTGTTGGGTTCTATCAG TATGTTCATACCCTTCAACGGAAGTACTCGCTTGGCTCATTCAACCTCTTGGGTCATACTGCTCCAGCTCAGGCAGCATCATTGTTGATTTTGGGACCTTTTGTGGACTTCTGGCTGACCAACAAAAGAGTTGACACATTTAACTACACATCAATAGTTACA TTCTTCATCGTGTTGTCGTGCATTATTGCTGTCGGGACCAACCTAAGCCAATTCATATGCATCGGAAGATTCACAGCCGTTTCATTCCAAGTTCTAGGCCACATGAAGACGATTCTCGTGTTGACCTTGGGCTTTCTCTTCTTTGGAAAAGAAGGCCTCAATTTCCACGTCGCCCTTGGCATGGTTCTGGCTGTGATCGGCATGATTTGGTATGGGAACGCATCGTCGAAACCAGGGGGCAAAGAGCGCCAGGTTTACTCTGTGCCGAGCGAGAAAACTCAGAAGCATGGGATATTGCCGTCGCAATCTGAGCTTGATCAGAAGGTCTGA
- the LOC133918973 gene encoding UDP-rhamnose/UDP-galactose transporter 6-like isoform X1 produces the protein MAPGSKAERERKAALDAGAWMFNVVTSVGIIMVNKALMATHGFSFATTLTGLHFATTTFMTLVMKWLGYIQPSYLPLPELVKFVFFANLSIVGMNVSLMWNSVGFYQIAKLCIIPVLCFLEILFDKVRYSRDTKLSILLVLVGVAVCTVTDVSVNSQGLIAAAIAIWSTALQQHYVHTLQRKYSLGSFNLLGHTAPAQAASLLILGPFVDFWLTNKRVDTFNYTSIVTFFIVLSCIIAVGTNLSQFICIGRFTAVSFQVLGHMKTILVLTLGFLFFGKEGLNFHVALGMVLAVIGMIWYGNASSKPGGKERQVYSVPSEKTQKHGILPSQSELDQKV, from the exons ATGGCACCAGGAAGcaaggcggagagggagagaaaagcAGCATTAGATGCTGGAGCATGGATGTTCAATGTTGTGACATCTGTTGGTATCATCATGGTCAACAAAGCCTTAATGGCTACACATGGTTTTAGTTTTG CTACAACATTGACTGGACTTCATTTTGCAACCACAACCTTTATGACATTAGTAATGAAATGGCTGGGGTATATTCAGCCATCCTATTTACCATTACCAGAACTagtaaaatttgtcttttttgcgAACCTATCAATTGTTGGGATGAATGTCAGTTTGATGTGGAACTCTGTTGGGTTCTATCAG ATTGCGAAATTGTGTATCATTCCAGTGTTGTGTTTTCTGGAAATCCTATTTGACAAAGTCCGTTACTCAAGAGATACAAAGCTCAGCATACTGCTTGTCCTAGTAGGTGTCGCTGTGTGTACTGTTACTGATGTTAGTGTGAACTCTCAAGGGTTGATAGCTGCAGCAATAGCAATCTGGAGCACAGCACTACAACAGCAT TATGTTCATACCCTTCAACGGAAGTACTCGCTTGGCTCATTCAACCTCTTGGGTCATACTGCTCCAGCTCAGGCAGCATCATTGTTGATTTTGGGACCTTTTGTGGACTTCTGGCTGACCAACAAAAGAGTTGACACATTTAACTACACATCAATAGTTACA TTCTTCATCGTGTTGTCGTGCATTATTGCTGTCGGGACCAACCTAAGCCAATTCATATGCATCGGAAGATTCACAGCCGTTTCATTCCAAGTTCTAGGCCACATGAAGACGATTCTCGTGTTGACCTTGGGCTTTCTCTTCTTTGGAAAAGAAGGCCTCAATTTCCACGTCGCCCTTGGCATGGTTCTGGCTGTGATCGGCATGATTTGGTATGGGAACGCATCGTCGAAACCAGGGGGCAAAGAGCGCCAGGTTTACTCTGTGCCGAGCGAGAAAACTCAGAAGCATGGGATATTGCCGTCGCAATCTGAGCTTGATCAGAAGGTCTGA